A genomic region of Gossypium hirsutum isolate 1008001.06 chromosome D01, Gossypium_hirsutum_v2.1, whole genome shotgun sequence contains the following coding sequences:
- the LOC107921575 gene encoding uncharacterized protein — protein MSGSLHRFATITHLSQKQPFADLADPINRIHPFLRNRTKIQAREYVRLPNVVRKVREYEISPSLFSSFSSSFSSSTASFGKMGFVGWYLGIVKSWPVLTKSVTSSAIYVAVDLSSQVECEVVLGGNDARTMPKKRGIGLLCI, from the exons ATGAGCGGTTCTTTGCATAGGTTCGCTACCATCACCCACCTGTCACAAAAGCAACCATTCGCCGACTTGGCTGACCCGATCAACAGAATCCACCCGTTTCTAAGGAATCGAACCAAGATCCAAGCCAGGGAGTATGTTCGGCTCCCAAATGTTGTACGAAAAGTAAGAGAATATGAGATCTCCCCCTCCCTTTTCAGTTcgttttcttcttccttttcgtCTTCAACGGCATCGTTTGGGAAGATGGGCTTTGTTGGGTGGTATTTAGGAATTGTGAAGTCGTGGCCCGTTTTAACCAAGAGCGTTACTTCATCAGCTATTTATGTAGCTGTTGATTTGTCTTCTCAG GTTGAATGTGAGGTTGTGCTTGGGGGGAACGATGCTAGGACTATGCCCAAGAAGCGGGGTATCGGATTACTATGCATATAG